Within the Marinobacter qingdaonensis genome, the region GCTTGCGGTTCAGGAACGCTTGCAGCAGCAAGGGGTGCACCACGAGGGTATACAGGCACAGCACCAGTGCCAGGCACAGCATGTATTCCCGGTAGATGTAGTCCTCCGGCAGCATCAGCAACAATGCGATGGAGACCGCGCCGCGCAGCCCCCCCAGTACCAGCACGTGTTGCCAGCTGATCGGCAGGGCATGGCGCGCCAGTCTCAGGACGAGGCTGCCTCCGTAGATCACCAGCACCCGGGCCAGCACCAGGATGGCAATGCTGCCGGGAATCAGCCAGGTGAAGGGGAAATCGTGCCGACCCACGGTGACCCCCAGGGCGAAGAACAGCAGGCCGCCAGCTAGCTGGCCGACGTAGTTCCAGAAACTCACGAAGAACTCGGGCTGGCCGTCCCGCGCGGGCGCGGTCGAGGGCCCGGTTCCGGCCCGGCGCTGGAACACAAACACCCAGGCGGCAATGACCACGGTGATCACCCCGGAGACGTGCAGCAGGTGTTCGGCCAGCAGAAAACCGCCATACACCAGGGCCAGGGTGATGGAAATGCCCGGGAACTGGTTCTGCACGGCCCAATAGCGGATCAGTCGCCCGGCGCACCAGCCCAGGGCCGCACCCAGCAGGATGGCGCCCAGCATCATCCAGCCGAACGCCAGCGCGGTGTCGGTGAGACTGAACATGTTCATGCCGGTTACCACCGACGCCACGGTAAAAAACACCAGGATGGCGGTGCCGTCGTTGAACAGGGATTCGCCCTCAATCAGGGCGGCCAGTCGGTGCGGAACCCGGAAGCGCTGGAAAATGGCGGACACCGCGGAGGGGTCGGTGGCGGCCACGGCGGCGGCGAACAGCAGGGCGTCGCCCAGGGGCAGCACGGTGACCCCATACAGCGGGAGGCCGATCAGCACCAGGGTGCACAGAACCCCGACTGTGGAGAACAGGAGGATCGGGGCGGCCTCGGCCTTCAGGTGCCGGGGCGAGAGTTCACGGGCACTGGCGAAGATCAGGGCCGGCAACAGCAACAGGATCACCAGGTCGGGCGAAATCTCCAGGATCGGCAGGGCGGGAAACGGCCGCAGGGCCAGGCCATACAGCAGCCCGGCAATCAGGATCCACGACTCCGCCGGCAGGCGGGATCTGCGTGCGAACACCTTCAGGGCCGCCAGCATCAGGAGCAGCAGCGCCAGGCCACCCAGGGTCTGGGCCAGGTTGGCGTGGGTGTCGACCACGGTGCGTCGCCTCGGGATAGCGGCCTATTCGGCCGCTATCCGCCGGAACCATTCGACCCCGAACCGAACCCCAAAGCCCTGCAGGTCGGTGGGGATGTGGGCAAGCCCGCCCTTGTGGGTACAGGTCGAGGCCATGTCCACGTGGACCCAGCCGACGTCGTCATCCACAAACCTGCCCAGTAACCGGGCCGCGTAGATGTGGTCGCCGGCGCCGGTTACCCGGCATTGCAGGGTGTCCGCCACCTCGGACTTCAGGTCCTCGTCGTAATCGTCCTCGTAGGGAAACGGCCAGACCCGCTCGCCGCAATGTTCACCGGTCTGGATGATGGGTTCCAGCCAATGCCGGCGATTGGTCAGCGCGCCGGCCACCCGCTGGCCCAGGGCCGAGACCACGGCCCCGGTCAGGGTGGCGTAATCGAGAATGGCCCGAGGTTTCTTCTGGCAGGCCAAGGTCAGGGTGTCGGCCAGCACCATCCGGCCTTCGGCATCGGTGTTGATCAGTTCGATGGTGGTGCCGTTCATGGCGGTGACCACGTCGTTGCATTTAACCCCACGGGAGCCGATGTGGTTCTCGGCCAGGGCCAGCCAGCAGTCCACCGGCTGGGAGAAACTGAGCCGGGTGAGGGCGAGCAGGGTACCCAGGGCCACCGCGCTGCCCTGCATGTCGCCGTGCATGCCGAGCATGCTGCCGCCCACCTTCAGGTTGCTGCCACCGGTATCGAAACAGATGCCTTTGCCCACCAGGGCCAGCGGCCGGTCCTCGCCGCCCTTCAGGCGATAGCGCAGCTGCAGGATGCCGGCGTCCCGGTTGGGGCTGGCGGCCACCACCGACAGGAAGGCGCCGGCGGCCATGCGCTCCAGCTGGTCCCGGTCGTAGAACTCGACTTCCCAGCCCTCCCGCTTGGCCAGCGCTTGCGCGTACTCCCGGTAGAGCGCCGGTGTCAGGTAGTTGCCGGGCAGGTGGGTCAGCCAGCGGGCCAGGTTGTTGCCTTCGGCGGTGGCCTTGGCGTAGCGGAAATCGGCGCCCTCGAATTCACCGAAGAAGTTGAGGGCTTTCAGCACGCTCTCCGGGCCGGCCTCGCCGCTGATCTTTGGCAGGGTGAAGGCCGCGGCGTAGGCCGCCGAAACCAGGGCTTCGGCCATGATGCAGGCGGTCGTCACGCGGTCGAGCAGGGAGATGACATTGATCTTCCTGGAGCGCTCGGCCATCAGTGGGGAGAGCAGGGCGCGGGCCTGGCTCAGGGCAGCGAACCCGCTCGGTTCCGGTTTGATGAAGCCGATGCCGGCACGGGTGCCACGGGGGCCGGACAGGTGGATCGGGTTGGCGTCCTTGGGGAAGTCCGCCAGGCGCAGTTTCAGATAGTCTGCCCAGGGCGCCTTGTCCAGGGCACTGCGTTTGGCGTCGGGGACCAGCAGGATCAGGCTGACCCCGGTGTCGAAATCCCACATGGCGGGAATGCGGTGGTCCACGTCCAGTTTCAGGTCGGGCAGGAGCGGGAGTTCAGGCTTCATGGCAGGGTGTCCCCCACGGTTGCGAAAGAAACCTCCCCTTAAGAATAGATGCATTCTCCCGGAATAGGCCGGGCATTCGTCAATCGGCTTGAGACGACCCCGAATTGGGCTAGTCTTTGAAGACCCCCCGCTCACATTGGAGCCCTGCCATGGCCATCACCCAGTCCAAAGATTGCGACCTGGTGTTCTACACCAACCCCATGTCCCGGGGGCGAATTGTGCGCTGGATGCTGGAGGAAGTCGGCGCGGAGTACCGCCAGGTCCTGCTCGCCTACGACACCGACATGAAGGCCCAGGACTACCTGGCGTTGAACCCCATGGGCAAGGTGCCTGCCCTGGTGCATCGGGGCCGGGTGGTCACCGAAAGTGCCGCCATCTGCGCCTATCTGGCCGATGCCTTCCCCGACGCTGGCCTGGCGCCGCCGCTGGCGGATCGGGCGGCCTACTATCGCTGGCTGTTTTTTGCCGCAGGGCCGCTGGAGGCGGCGGTGATGGACCGGGTGCTGCAGGTGTCTGTGGATAAAGATCAGGAGAAGATGGTGGGTTACGGCACCTACGACCTGACCGTCAACACCCTGGTGCACGCGGTCTCCCAGGGGGATTACCTGGCCGGGGACCGGTTCACCGCCGCCGATGTCTACGTCGGTTCCCATGTGATGTGGGGTATGGAGTACGGCTCCCTGCCGGTGCGTCCGGAATTTGAGGCCTACGTGGCGCGCCTGGCCAAGCGACCGGCCATGGCCGCGGCCAAGGCCATCGACGACGGCCTGATGCCGGATTCCCAGGTGAGCTGAGGGGGCCGTTCCCCCGGTTTTTTCTGGGGGCGATCAATATCCGGACAGTTTCCCGCAAATCCCACTGCCAGCCGCCTTGCGCCGCCTTTCCCGCCACTACTCACACGGTTATCCACAGTATTTGTGGGTAACTACCCCGGCGTCGGCCTTGTTCACAGGGAGTGGTCTCCGGTCGCAGAAGCTGGCACAGTTCATCGGGCAATCACAACAACCACGAAAACCACATCAAGAGGACAGGCTGGTGACAGATCTTGTGGATTACCAACTGAGCGACGGCGTCGCGACCATTACCATTTCCAATGGCAAGGCCAATGCCCTGAGCCACGACGTGTTCGAAGCCCTGAACCAGGCCTTCGACCGCGCAGAGCAGGACGAGGCGGTGGTGATCCTGACCGGGCAGCCGGGCATTTTTTCCGGCGGCTATGACCTGAAGGAAATGCAGAAGGGGCCCAGTGAGGCCTCCGCCCTGGTCAAGGTCGGCTCCACCTTCACCCGTCGCCTGGCGGCGTTCCCGT harbors:
- a CDS encoding sodium:proton antiporter, which produces MVDTHANLAQTLGGLALLLLMLAALKVFARRSRLPAESWILIAGLLYGLALRPFPALPILEISPDLVILLLLPALIFASARELSPRHLKAEAAPILLFSTVGVLCTLVLIGLPLYGVTVLPLGDALLFAAAVAATDPSAVSAIFQRFRVPHRLAALIEGESLFNDGTAILVFFTVASVVTGMNMFSLTDTALAFGWMMLGAILLGAALGWCAGRLIRYWAVQNQFPGISITLALVYGGFLLAEHLLHVSGVITVVIAAWVFVFQRRAGTGPSTAPARDGQPEFFVSFWNYVGQLAGGLLFFALGVTVGRHDFPFTWLIPGSIAILVLARVLVIYGGSLVLRLARHALPISWQHVLVLGGLRGAVSIALLLMLPEDYIYREYMLCLALVLCLYTLVVHPLLLQAFLNRKPLTEPD
- a CDS encoding leucyl aminopeptidase family protein, which codes for MKPELPLLPDLKLDVDHRIPAMWDFDTGVSLILLVPDAKRSALDKAPWADYLKLRLADFPKDANPIHLSGPRGTRAGIGFIKPEPSGFAALSQARALLSPLMAERSRKINVISLLDRVTTACIMAEALVSAAYAAAFTLPKISGEAGPESVLKALNFFGEFEGADFRYAKATAEGNNLARWLTHLPGNYLTPALYREYAQALAKREGWEVEFYDRDQLERMAAGAFLSVVAASPNRDAGILQLRYRLKGGEDRPLALVGKGICFDTGGSNLKVGGSMLGMHGDMQGSAVALGTLLALTRLSFSQPVDCWLALAENHIGSRGVKCNDVVTAMNGTTIELINTDAEGRMVLADTLTLACQKKPRAILDYATLTGAVVSALGQRVAGALTNRRHWLEPIIQTGEHCGERVWPFPYEDDYDEDLKSEVADTLQCRVTGAGDHIYAARLLGRFVDDDVGWVHVDMASTCTHKGGLAHIPTDLQGFGVRFGVEWFRRIAAE
- a CDS encoding glutathione S-transferase family protein — its product is MAITQSKDCDLVFYTNPMSRGRIVRWMLEEVGAEYRQVLLAYDTDMKAQDYLALNPMGKVPALVHRGRVVTESAAICAYLADAFPDAGLAPPLADRAAYYRWLFFAAGPLEAAVMDRVLQVSVDKDQEKMVGYGTYDLTVNTLVHAVSQGDYLAGDRFTAADVYVGSHVMWGMEYGSLPVRPEFEAYVARLAKRPAMAAAKAIDDGLMPDSQVS